In Amycolatopsis methanolica 239, a single genomic region encodes these proteins:
- the kdpB gene encoding potassium-transporting ATPase subunit KdpB, producing the protein MTITQERPVETPARVGAGVFNGRQLLTSLPDALRKLHPRHQVRNPVMFVVWVGSVLTTFFAVTDPSVFTILIAVWLWFTVVFANLAEAVAEGRGKAQAESLRRTKKETVARRLTPDDEERVAGVELRVGDLVVVEAGETIPGDGDVVEGIATVDESAITGESAPVIRESGGDRSAVTGGTTVLSDRIVVRITTKPGESFVDRMIALVEGASRQKTPNEVALTILLSTLTIIFLLAVVALQPMAAYSGSEQSVIVLTALLVCLIPTTIGALLSAIGIAGMDRLVQRNVLATSGRAVEAAGDVSTLLLDKTGTITFGNRRATELIPVGPTDPHQLAEAARLSSLADGTPEGRSVVELTEGTTVPSGGEFVPFTAQTRMSGVDLPGRQVRKGAASAVGEWVREHGGDFPDETERIVDEISEQGGTPLVVAELTGGRAFVRGVIRLSDVVKPGMRERFAELRRMGIRTVMITGDNPRTAKAIAEDAGVDDYLAEAKPEDKMALIHREQEGGRLVAMTGDGTNDAPALATSDVGVAMNTGTSAAKEAGNMVDLDSDPTKLIEIVEIGKQLLITRGALTTFSIANDLAKYFAILPAMFVAIFPQLAALNILHLATPRSAILSAVIFNALIIVVLIPLALRGVRYKPSSASALLRRNLLVYGVGGIVTPFLGIWLIDLVVRFIPGIG; encoded by the coding sequence ATGACCATCACCCAGGAACGGCCCGTCGAAACGCCGGCTCGCGTCGGCGCGGGCGTGTTCAACGGACGGCAGCTGCTGACCTCGCTGCCCGACGCGCTGCGCAAACTCCACCCGCGGCACCAGGTCCGCAACCCGGTCATGTTCGTGGTGTGGGTGGGCTCGGTGCTCACCACGTTCTTCGCGGTCACCGACCCGAGCGTGTTCACGATCCTGATCGCGGTGTGGCTGTGGTTCACGGTCGTGTTCGCGAACCTGGCCGAAGCCGTCGCCGAGGGGCGCGGCAAGGCACAGGCGGAGTCGTTGCGCCGCACCAAGAAGGAGACCGTCGCGCGGCGGCTCACCCCGGATGACGAGGAGCGCGTGGCGGGCGTCGAACTGCGGGTGGGCGACCTGGTGGTCGTCGAGGCGGGCGAGACCATCCCCGGCGACGGTGACGTGGTCGAGGGCATCGCGACGGTCGACGAATCGGCCATCACCGGGGAGTCCGCGCCGGTGATCCGCGAATCCGGCGGCGACCGCAGCGCCGTCACCGGCGGCACCACGGTGCTGAGCGACCGGATCGTCGTCCGGATCACCACCAAGCCAGGCGAGTCCTTCGTGGACCGGATGATCGCGCTGGTGGAGGGCGCCTCGCGGCAGAAGACCCCGAATGAGGTCGCGCTGACGATCCTGTTGTCCACGCTGACGATCATCTTCTTGCTCGCGGTCGTGGCGCTGCAGCCGATGGCTGCCTACTCCGGCAGTGAGCAGTCGGTGATCGTGCTGACCGCGCTGCTGGTGTGCCTGATCCCGACGACGATCGGGGCGCTGCTGTCGGCGATCGGTATCGCCGGGATGGACCGGCTCGTGCAGCGCAACGTGCTCGCCACCTCCGGCCGCGCGGTCGAGGCCGCCGGTGACGTGTCGACGCTGCTGCTGGACAAGACCGGCACGATCACCTTCGGCAACCGGCGGGCGACCGAGCTGATCCCGGTCGGCCCGACGGACCCGCACCAGCTGGCCGAGGCCGCCCGGCTGTCCAGCCTCGCGGACGGCACCCCGGAGGGCCGCAGCGTCGTCGAGCTGACCGAGGGCACCACGGTCCCCAGCGGCGGCGAGTTCGTCCCGTTCACCGCGCAGACCCGGATGAGCGGCGTCGACCTGCCCGGCCGTCAGGTCCGCAAGGGCGCGGCGAGCGCGGTCGGCGAGTGGGTGCGGGAGCACGGCGGCGACTTCCCGGACGAGACCGAGCGGATCGTCGACGAGATCAGCGAACAGGGCGGCACCCCGCTGGTGGTCGCCGAGCTGACTGGCGGGCGCGCGTTCGTGCGTGGCGTGATCCGGCTGTCCGACGTGGTCAAGCCGGGCATGCGGGAACGGTTCGCCGAGCTGCGCCGGATGGGCATCAGGACGGTGATGATCACCGGGGACAACCCGCGCACGGCGAAGGCCATCGCCGAGGACGCCGGCGTCGACGACTACCTCGCCGAGGCCAAGCCCGAGGACAAGATGGCGCTCATCCACCGCGAACAGGAGGGCGGCCGCCTGGTCGCGATGACCGGCGACGGCACCAACGACGCGCCCGCGCTGGCCACGTCCGATGTCGGGGTCGCGATGAACACCGGCACGTCGGCCGCGAAGGAGGCCGGCAACATGGTCGACCTCGACTCGGACCCGACGAAGCTGATCGAGATCGTGGAGATCGGCAAGCAGCTGCTGATCACCCGCGGCGCGCTGACGACGTTCAGCATCGCCAACGACCTCGCGAAGTACTTCGCGATCCTGCCCGCCATGTTCGTCGCGATCTTCCCGCAGCTGGCCGCGCTGAACATCCTGCATCTGGCGACCCCGCGCTCGGCGATCCTGTCCGCGGTGATCTTCAACGCGCTGATCATCGTGGTGCTGATCCCGCTCGCGCTGCGGGGCGTGCGGTACAAGCCGTCCAGCGCGTCGGCGCTGCTGCGGCGCAACCTGCTGGTCTACGGGGTCGGCGGCATCGTGACGCCGTTCCTCGGCATCTGGCTCATCGACCTCGTCGTCCGTTTCATCCCTGGAATCGGGTAG
- the kdpA gene encoding potassium-transporting ATPase subunit KdpA produces the protein MSDLASGLVTVGILVAALALVHKPLGDYMARVFTSEKHLKLERGLYRAFRVDPSSQQRWTTYALGVLGFSLVSIVFLYLLQRLQSVLPLSLGRGAVDPGVAFNTAVSFVTNTNWQSYVPETTMGHLVQMAGLTVQNFLSAAVGLSVAMALVRGFTRSRTDRLGNFWVDLTRGTVRILLPLSVVFAIVLIAFGVTQSLRAGVPVTGLDGTLSAISMAPTASQEVIKELGTNGGGIFNANSAHPFENPNVWTNLIEIFLILVIPVSLTRTFGRLVGNPKQGYVLLSVMGLLWTFVLAVTWWAESHPNGPAALLAGANLEGKEQRFGIGASTLFATSTTGTSTGAVNSLHDSYSGLGGGMTLLHMLFGEVSPGGVGTGLYGILVLAIIAMFLAGLMVGRTPEYLGKKLGKREVTAAAIAMLAMPAVVLLGAGAALLMPGTTGALGNSGAHGLSEVLYAYASTGNNNGSAFAGITVTDGWFQSSLSVAMLIGRFVPIIAVLCLAGSLAAQKKVPETAGTLPTTGPLFGSVLAGTVLLVAALTFVPALALGPIAEAMA, from the coding sequence GTGTCCGACCTCGCCTCCGGCCTGGTCACGGTCGGCATCCTCGTCGCCGCGCTCGCCCTGGTCCACAAGCCGCTGGGCGACTACATGGCGCGCGTGTTCACCAGCGAGAAGCACCTCAAGCTGGAGCGCGGCCTGTACCGCGCGTTCCGGGTGGACCCGTCCTCCCAGCAGCGCTGGACCACCTACGCGCTGGGCGTGCTCGGGTTCTCGCTGGTGTCCATCGTCTTCCTGTACCTGCTGCAGCGCCTGCAGTCCGTCCTGCCGCTGAGCCTCGGCCGCGGCGCGGTCGACCCCGGCGTCGCATTCAACACGGCGGTCAGCTTCGTGACCAACACGAACTGGCAGTCCTACGTGCCCGAGACGACGATGGGCCACCTCGTCCAGATGGCCGGGCTGACGGTGCAGAACTTCCTGTCCGCCGCGGTCGGCCTGTCCGTCGCGATGGCGCTGGTCCGCGGTTTCACCCGGTCCAGGACCGACCGGCTGGGCAACTTCTGGGTCGACCTGACCCGCGGCACCGTGCGGATCCTGCTGCCGTTGTCGGTCGTGTTCGCGATCGTGCTGATCGCGTTCGGGGTCACCCAGAGCCTCCGCGCCGGCGTCCCGGTCACCGGCCTGGACGGCACGCTGAGCGCCATCTCGATGGCGCCCACGGCGAGCCAGGAGGTCATCAAGGAACTCGGCACCAACGGCGGCGGCATCTTCAACGCCAACTCCGCGCACCCGTTCGAGAACCCGAACGTCTGGACCAACCTGATCGAGATCTTCCTGATCCTGGTGATCCCGGTGTCGCTGACCCGGACCTTCGGCAGGCTCGTCGGCAACCCGAAGCAGGGGTACGTCCTGCTGTCGGTGATGGGTCTGCTGTGGACGTTCGTGCTCGCGGTGACCTGGTGGGCCGAGTCGCATCCGAACGGGCCCGCGGCGCTGCTGGCAGGCGCGAACCTGGAGGGCAAGGAGCAGCGGTTCGGCATCGGCGCGTCGACGCTGTTCGCGACCAGCACCACCGGCACCTCGACGGGCGCGGTGAACTCGCTGCACGACAGCTACAGCGGTCTCGGCGGCGGCATGACCCTGCTGCACATGCTGTTCGGCGAGGTCTCGCCGGGCGGTGTCGGCACCGGTCTGTACGGCATCCTGGTGTTGGCGATCATCGCGATGTTCCTGGCCGGCCTGATGGTCGGCCGCACCCCGGAGTACCTGGGCAAGAAGCTCGGCAAGCGCGAGGTCACCGCCGCCGCGATCGCGATGCTGGCGATGCCCGCGGTCGTCCTGCTCGGCGCCGGCGCGGCCCTGCTCATGCCGGGCACCACGGGCGCGCTGGGCAACAGCGGGGCGCACGGACTGTCCGAAGTGCTCTACGCGTACGCCTCCACCGGCAACAACAACGGCAGCGCCTTCGCCGGCATCACGGTGACGGACGGCTGGTTCCAGTCCTCGCTGTCGGTGGCGATGCTGATCGGCCGGTTCGTGCCGATCATCGCGGTCCTGTGCCTGGCCGGTTCGCTGGCCGCGCAGAAGAAGGTGCCGGAGACCGCGGGCACCCTGCCGACGACCGGGCCGCTGTTCGGCTCCGTGCTCGCCGGAACCGTCCTGCTCGTCGCGGCGCTGACGTTCGTCCCGGCGCTCGCGCTCGGTCCCATCGCGGAGGCCATGGCATGA
- the rnc gene encoding ribonuclease III yields MGGRSRSGGPAADPKPLLEALGVELDAELLTLALTHRSYAYENGGLPPNERLEFLGDAVLGLVVTDHLYRAHPELPEGQLAKLRASVVNMHALAGVARGLGPGGLGAHLLLGKGEELTGGRDKASILADGLEAVIGAAYLAHGIDAARALVHRLFDALLAEAPLRGAGLDWKTSLQELTASAGLGVPEYKVEDTGPDHRKEFSATVLVAGRDFGNGNGTTKKEAEQKAAETAWRALSEELKPEGSE; encoded by the coding sequence ATGGGGGGCAGGTCGAGATCGGGAGGGCCGGCCGCCGACCCGAAACCGTTGCTCGAAGCGCTCGGCGTCGAACTCGACGCCGAGCTGCTCACGCTGGCGCTCACCCACCGCTCGTACGCCTACGAGAACGGTGGGTTGCCGCCGAACGAGCGGCTCGAGTTCCTCGGTGACGCCGTGCTCGGTCTGGTCGTCACCGACCACCTGTACCGCGCGCACCCCGAGCTGCCGGAGGGGCAGCTCGCGAAGCTGCGGGCCAGTGTGGTCAACATGCACGCCCTGGCCGGGGTCGCGCGGGGGCTGGGCCCCGGCGGGCTCGGCGCGCACCTGCTCCTCGGCAAGGGCGAGGAGCTCACCGGTGGCCGTGACAAGGCGAGCATCCTCGCCGATGGTCTGGAGGCCGTGATCGGTGCGGCGTACCTGGCGCACGGCATCGATGCGGCCCGCGCGCTGGTGCACCGGCTGTTCGACGCGCTGCTGGCGGAGGCGCCGCTGCGCGGGGCCGGGCTGGACTGGAAGACGAGCCTGCAGGAGCTGACGGCGTCGGCCGGGCTGGGTGTGCCGGAGTACAAGGTGGAGGACACCGGGCCGGACCACCGCAAGGAGTTCAGCGCCACGGTGCTGGTCGCCGGCCGTGACTTCGGCAACGGCAACGGCACCACGAAGAAGGAAGCTGAGCAGAAGGCCGCCGAGACCGCTTGGCGTGCCCTCTCGGAGGAGCTGAAGCCCGAGGGCTCCGAGTAG
- the kdpF gene encoding K(+)-transporting ATPase subunit F, with protein MSGAGVVANVVGGVLALGLIVYLFIALTKPERF; from the coding sequence GTGAGCGGCGCCGGGGTGGTGGCCAATGTCGTCGGCGGGGTGCTGGCGCTGGGCCTGATCGTCTACCTGTTCATCGCGTTGACCAAGCCGGAGAGGTTCTAG
- the idi gene encoding isopentenyl-diphosphate Delta-isomerase: protein MAQEELVVLLDERFDPVGTAPKRTVHDAHTPLHLAFSCYVFDRAGRVLLTRRAIGKKTWPGVWTNSFCGHPGPGEDMAEAIARRAKQELGLEVTGLRKVLPDFRYTAMDAGGVVENEFCPVWVAEADADPLPEPDEVCEWRWSAWTDLVESMSRTPFVFSPWSQLQVPRLAETLSAGATQR, encoded by the coding sequence GTGGCCCAGGAAGAACTCGTGGTGCTGCTCGACGAGCGCTTCGACCCCGTCGGCACAGCGCCGAAGCGCACGGTGCACGACGCGCACACCCCGCTGCACCTGGCGTTTTCCTGCTACGTCTTCGACCGCGCCGGCCGCGTGCTGCTGACCCGGCGCGCGATCGGCAAGAAGACGTGGCCGGGGGTCTGGACCAACTCGTTCTGCGGCCACCCCGGCCCTGGCGAGGACATGGCGGAGGCCATCGCGCGGCGCGCGAAGCAGGAGCTGGGCCTGGAGGTCACCGGTCTGCGGAAGGTGCTGCCGGACTTCCGCTACACGGCGATGGACGCGGGCGGCGTGGTGGAGAACGAGTTCTGCCCCGTGTGGGTGGCCGAGGCCGACGCCGACCCGCTGCCCGAGCCGGACGAGGTGTGCGAGTGGCGTTGGTCGGCCTGGACCGACCTGGTGGAGAGCATGAGCCGCACGCCGTTCGTGTTCAGCCCGTGGTCGCAGCTGCAGGTCCCGCGGCTCGCGGAAACTCTTTCGGCGGGGGCAACACAGCGGTAA
- a CDS encoding potassium-transporting ATPase subunit C: protein MIKNLVKQTGAGLRVLLVFTVLLGVVYPLGVWAVSRIPGLHDNAEGALVTANGQVVGSSLIGIDPVPADPARDPYFHTRPSATGDPSVSGGSNKGGFNPDLVAAVEERKAAIAQREGVSPDAVPTDAVTASGSGLDPTISVAYADLQVPRVARNTGLTEDRVRQLVEANTTGHGIGVPGVNVLELNLAVQSAGAH from the coding sequence ATGATCAAGAATCTGGTGAAGCAGACCGGCGCCGGCCTGCGGGTGCTGCTGGTGTTCACGGTGCTGCTCGGGGTGGTCTACCCGCTCGGCGTGTGGGCGGTGTCCCGGATCCCGGGGCTGCACGACAACGCCGAGGGGGCGCTGGTGACGGCGAACGGGCAGGTCGTGGGCTCGTCGCTGATCGGGATCGACCCGGTCCCGGCCGATCCGGCGCGCGACCCGTACTTCCACACCCGGCCGTCCGCCACCGGCGACCCGTCGGTGTCCGGCGGGTCGAACAAGGGCGGGTTCAACCCCGACCTGGTCGCCGCCGTCGAGGAGCGCAAAGCGGCCATCGCGCAGCGCGAGGGCGTCTCGCCGGACGCGGTGCCCACGGACGCGGTCACGGCCTCGGGGTCGGGTCTCGACCCGACCATCAGCGTCGCCTACGCCGACCTGCAGGTGCCGCGGGTGGCGCGCAACACAGGGCTGACCGAGGACCGGGTCCGGCAGCTGGTCGAGGCGAACACGACCGGTCACGGCATCGGCGTCCCGGGGGTGAACGTGCTCGAACTCAACCTCGCCGTCCAGTCGGCAGGAGCACACTGA
- the mutM gene encoding bifunctional DNA-formamidopyrimidine glycosylase/DNA-(apurinic or apyrimidinic site) lyase, with the protein MPELPEVEVVRRGLQAHVAGRGIARVEVLHPRAIRRHELGPEDFTGRLAGARVEAARRRGKYLWLELSDKEAILAHLGMSGQMLVQPEGAPDEKHLRVRIRFDDGGPELRFVDQRTFGGLALADLVTSDGTLLPAPIAHIARDPMDPAFDPAQAVKALRSRRTEIKRALLDQTLVSGVGNIYADESLWRARLHWARSTEKLTRAQGAAVLEAATEVMTEALQAGGTSFDALYVNVNGQSGYFDRSLNVYGQGDRPCRRCGTPIRREPFMNRSSYFCPRCQPRPRRSS; encoded by the coding sequence GTGCCGGAGCTTCCCGAAGTAGAAGTGGTGCGCCGCGGGCTGCAGGCCCACGTGGCGGGCCGCGGGATCGCCCGCGTCGAGGTGCTGCACCCCCGCGCGATCCGCCGCCACGAGCTGGGCCCCGAGGACTTCACCGGCCGGCTCGCCGGGGCGCGCGTCGAGGCGGCGCGGCGCCGTGGCAAGTACCTGTGGCTGGAGCTGTCGGACAAGGAAGCGATCCTCGCGCACCTGGGCATGAGCGGCCAGATGCTCGTGCAGCCCGAGGGCGCCCCCGACGAAAAGCACCTGCGCGTCCGCATCCGGTTCGACGACGGCGGCCCCGAGCTGCGGTTCGTCGACCAGCGGACCTTCGGCGGCCTCGCGCTGGCCGACCTCGTCACCTCCGACGGGACGCTCCTGCCCGCCCCGATCGCGCATATCGCCCGCGATCCGATGGACCCGGCGTTCGACCCGGCCCAGGCGGTCAAGGCCCTGCGCTCCCGCCGCACCGAGATCAAGCGCGCGCTGCTCGACCAGACCCTGGTGTCCGGGGTCGGCAACATCTACGCCGACGAGTCGCTCTGGCGCGCCCGGCTGCACTGGGCCCGCTCCACCGAGAAGCTCACCCGCGCCCAGGGCGCGGCCGTCCTCGAAGCAGCCACCGAGGTGATGACCGAGGCGCTCCAGGCCGGTGGCACGTCGTTCGACGCGCTGTACGTCAACGTCAACGGCCAGTCCGGCTACTTCGACCGCTCGCTGAACGTCTACGGCCAGGGCGACCGCCCCTGCCGCCGCTGCGGCACGCCCATCCGCCGTGAGCCGTTCATGAACCGGTCGTCCTACTTCTGCCCGCGCTGCCAGCCCCGGCCGCGCCGCTCCTCCTGA
- a CDS encoding alpha/beta fold hydrolase: MRSPDTALTGIGPDTFDLRHRTIHGYRRAYRMAGSGPALLFVHGIGDDSSTWLDVLASLTRDYTVIAPDLLGHGGSDKPRADYSVAAYACGMRDLLATLDVDRVTVIGHSLGGGVAMQFAYQFPERCERLALVSSGGVGAGVHPLLRLAAAPGAELVLPLLGTLPVREALRRFQSVLKGGGGFGLGEDLDYVVGKYVRLAESTSRQAFLRTLRAVVDWRGQVVNMLDRCYLTEGIPTLLVWGTRDHVVPSAHALVAHGAMPGNRLEIFEGAGHFPHHTEPQRFLAVPRDFLTTTAPAQHDVRRWRHLLRTGRRTNPGPELGVSSGT, translated from the coding sequence GTGCGTTCCCCGGACACCGCGCTCACCGGGATCGGCCCGGACACGTTCGACCTGCGCCACCGCACCATCCACGGCTACCGGCGCGCATACCGCATGGCAGGCAGCGGTCCCGCGTTGCTGTTCGTCCACGGCATCGGCGACGACTCGTCCACCTGGCTGGACGTGCTCGCGTCACTGACCAGGGACTACACGGTGATCGCGCCGGACCTGCTCGGCCACGGCGGCTCGGACAAGCCGCGCGCCGACTACTCGGTGGCCGCCTACGCGTGCGGGATGCGGGACCTGCTGGCCACGCTCGACGTCGACCGGGTGACCGTGATCGGCCACTCGCTTGGCGGTGGCGTGGCGATGCAGTTCGCCTACCAGTTCCCGGAACGCTGCGAGCGGCTGGCCCTGGTCAGCTCCGGCGGCGTCGGCGCGGGCGTGCACCCGCTGCTGCGGCTCGCGGCCGCGCCGGGCGCCGAGCTGGTGCTGCCCCTGCTCGGCACCCTGCCGGTGCGGGAAGCGTTGCGGCGCTTCCAAAGCGTGCTCAAGGGCGGCGGCGGGTTCGGGCTGGGCGAGGACCTCGACTACGTCGTCGGCAAGTACGTGCGGCTCGCGGAATCGACCAGCAGGCAGGCGTTCCTGCGCACACTGCGCGCGGTCGTGGACTGGCGCGGGCAGGTGGTGAACATGCTCGACCGCTGCTACCTCACCGAGGGCATTCCGACGTTGCTCGTGTGGGGGACGCGGGACCACGTCGTGCCGAGCGCGCACGCGCTGGTCGCCCACGGCGCGATGCCGGGCAACAGGCTGGAGATCTTCGAGGGGGCGGGGCATTTTCCGCACCACACCGAGCCGCAGCGTTTCCTGGCCGTCCCGCGCGACTTCCTCACCACGACCGCGCCAGCTCAGCACGACGTGCGCCGGTGGCGGCACCTGCTGCGCACGGGCCGGAGAACAAACCCCGGCCCGGAACTGGGCGTGTCGAGCGGCACCTGA
- a CDS encoding general stress protein: MTQAFTQTAFTNARTSPQLPTLPTGWPIGSYESYEEAQRAVDHLADNDFPVADVTIVGVEPMLVERVAGKLSWGRVLGGAATSGAWFGVFVGLLLTLFTPGAGLLPILFGLVAGVAFSMVFAAISYGATRGKRDFVSQTQLVARRYDVLSQPRTAEKGRELLANLAARTHVFN, translated from the coding sequence ATGACCCAAGCATTCACGCAGACCGCTTTCACCAACGCCCGGACGAGCCCGCAGCTCCCGACCCTGCCGACCGGCTGGCCGATCGGGTCCTACGAGTCCTACGAAGAGGCCCAGCGGGCGGTCGACCACCTCGCCGACAACGACTTCCCCGTGGCGGACGTCACGATCGTCGGAGTCGAGCCGATGCTGGTCGAGCGGGTCGCCGGCAAGCTCAGCTGGGGCCGCGTGCTCGGCGGCGCCGCGACGTCGGGTGCCTGGTTCGGTGTCTTCGTCGGCCTGTTGCTGACGCTGTTCACGCCGGGCGCCGGGCTGCTGCCGATCCTGTTCGGTCTGGTCGCTGGTGTCGCGTTCAGCATGGTGTTCGCGGCGATCAGCTACGGCGCCACCCGCGGCAAGCGTGACTTCGTGTCGCAGACGCAGCTGGTCGCACGCCGCTACGACGTGCTGAGCCAGCCGCGCACCGCCGAGAAGGGCCGCGAGCTGCTGGCGAACCTCGCCGCGCGGACGCACGTGTTCAACTGA
- the asnB gene encoding asparagine synthase (glutamine-hydrolyzing) — MCGITGWVSFETDLTQRREVLDAMTGTMACRGPDDSGTWLAPHAALGHRRLAIIDLPGGRQPMSVTTPAGEVAMVYSGEAYNFTELRRELEGKGHTFRTDSDTEVVLHGYLEWGESVADHLNGMYAFAIWDARDEKLVMIRDRMGIKPFYYYPTRDGVLFGSEPKAILANPAAKRIVDADGLRELFSFTKQPGWSLWFGMSEVEPGTIVRVDRDGAHTRTYWKLEAREHTDDQETTVARVRELMTDIVHRQLVADVPRCVLLSGGLDSSAITGLAAARLREEGEQLRTFSVDFVGQEENFKPDEMRDTPDSPFIRDVAKLVGSAHQDVVLDPAALTDPAVRRAVLTARDIPAGLGDMDTSLYLLFKAIRAESTVALSGESADEVFGGYRWFHDDTARNAGTFPWLAFRTGVQDGGNLLRPDVSRKLDLDGYIADQYRTALAQVEHLDGVSADERRMREVCHLHLTRMVRALLDRKDRASMAVGLEVRVPFCDHRLVEYVYNTPWSLKTFDGREKSLLRHATKHVLPQSVVDRVKSPYPSTQDPGYAAALQQQAKEVLATPGDPVFELASREWVTDAVSQDPATMTSLTRHGLDRLLDLHHWFDIYRPELRV; from the coding sequence ATGTGCGGCATCACCGGCTGGGTCTCCTTCGAGACCGACCTCACCCAGCGGCGCGAAGTGCTCGACGCCATGACCGGGACCATGGCCTGCCGTGGCCCGGACGACTCCGGGACATGGCTCGCCCCGCACGCTGCCCTCGGCCACCGCCGGCTCGCGATCATCGACCTGCCCGGCGGACGGCAGCCGATGTCGGTGACCACGCCGGCCGGCGAGGTGGCCATGGTCTACAGCGGTGAGGCCTACAACTTCACCGAGCTGCGCCGCGAACTGGAGGGCAAGGGGCACACCTTCCGCACCGACAGCGACACCGAAGTCGTGCTGCACGGGTACCTGGAGTGGGGCGAGTCCGTCGCCGACCACCTCAACGGCATGTACGCCTTCGCCATCTGGGACGCGCGCGACGAGAAGCTCGTGATGATCCGCGACCGGATGGGCATCAAGCCCTTCTACTACTACCCGACGCGCGACGGCGTGCTGTTCGGGTCCGAGCCGAAAGCGATCCTCGCCAACCCCGCGGCCAAGCGGATCGTGGACGCGGACGGGTTGCGGGAGCTGTTCTCCTTCACCAAGCAGCCCGGCTGGTCGCTGTGGTTCGGGATGTCCGAAGTGGAGCCTGGCACGATCGTCCGGGTGGATCGGGACGGCGCGCACACCCGGACCTACTGGAAGCTGGAGGCGCGCGAGCACACCGACGACCAGGAGACCACGGTCGCGCGCGTGCGCGAGCTGATGACCGACATCGTGCACCGGCAGCTGGTCGCCGACGTGCCGCGCTGCGTGCTGCTGTCCGGTGGCCTGGACTCCAGCGCGATCACCGGCCTTGCCGCCGCGCGGCTGCGTGAGGAGGGTGAGCAGCTGCGCACCTTCTCGGTCGACTTCGTGGGGCAGGAGGAAAACTTCAAGCCCGACGAGATGCGCGACACCCCGGACTCGCCGTTCATCCGGGACGTGGCGAAGCTGGTCGGGTCGGCGCACCAGGACGTCGTGCTCGACCCGGCGGCACTGACCGATCCGGCGGTGCGGCGGGCCGTGCTGACCGCACGGGACATCCCGGCCGGCTTGGGCGACATGGACACCTCGCTGTACCTGCTGTTCAAGGCCATCCGGGCGGAGTCGACGGTGGCGCTGTCCGGCGAGTCGGCCGACGAGGTGTTCGGCGGGTACCGGTGGTTCCACGACGACACCGCCCGCAACGCCGGCACGTTCCCGTGGCTGGCGTTCCGCACCGGGGTCCAGGACGGTGGCAACCTGCTGCGCCCGGACGTGTCGCGGAAGCTGGACCTGGACGGTTACATCGCGGACCAGTACCGCACCGCGCTGGCGCAGGTCGAGCACCTGGACGGGGTCTCCGCGGACGAGCGCCGGATGCGCGAGGTGTGCCACCTGCACCTGACGCGGATGGTGCGGGCACTGCTGGACCGCAAGGACCGCGCGTCGATGGCGGTGGGCCTGGAGGTGCGGGTGCCGTTCTGCGACCACCGGCTCGTCGAGTACGTCTACAACACGCCGTGGTCGCTGAAGACGTTCGACGGCAGGGAAAAGAGCCTGCTGCGGCACGCGACCAAGCACGTGCTGCCGCAGTCCGTTGTGGACCGGGTGAAGAGCCCGTACCCGTCCACGCAGGACCCCGGGTACGCGGCGGCGTTGCAGCAGCAGGCGAAGGAGGTGCTCGCCACGCCCGGGGACCCGGTGTTCGAACTGGCCTCCCGCGAGTGGGTGACGGACGCGGTGAGCCAGGACCCGGCCACGATGACGTCCCTCACACGCCACGGCCTGGACCGGCTGCTCGACCTGCACCACTGGTTCGACATCTACCGGCCCGAGCTGCGAGTCTGA